GCATATCTCACAATGTTACTTTTTAAGTAGGGTTGTGTGCAAGTCCTTTTACATCGCATTATATGCCAAGATGACTGTATTTACAAGTGTTTTACACGTATCCCATCTCAGTTTATCTGTTTTTAACGCTTTTTTCAGGTATTACACTTTATTTGCCACAAAGGCACCCAAGACAAATATTACTATTCACAATTTACAATTCACGATTTGGTTTGGTGCCCAGTGTCTTAGTGTCTTAGTGGCATGTCAGCCCCGTAAACAACAAAAAACCTCCCGTCTCGCGCTTTACAGCGCGGGTCCGGAAGGTCTGTGTATTACGGTTTTCATGAATAATTCCTTTCTGACCTCACAGGACCAGATTAAAGGGTCAAAATATTTACCTGACTAATACAGATATATTATACACTATTTTTTGCCATTTGTCAAGGGGAAAGTTTGTTTTTATTAATACACAACTTGATAAGTAAATATTCTACCCACTGTACCTTTTTCCAGATTTAATATAATAAGCCAACCCCTCATTTTTTCATTTTTAGGTGCCCACAAACATAATTGCCCATATTTATTTTGCTCTCCAATATAGGGGAATACTTTTATGGTTAGTTTCGTTGTATCTGCACCTTGTTTAGCCAATATTTTTACTTGCATTCAGGCTCATTATATTTCTAACTTTATGCAGCTTTACAACATCATCACCAGCTATTTTGAAATTGTAAGGTGGAAAGATGTCTGTATCTCCAAGATATCTACCAATTATAATATGTGGCTCAGGGCAGAGAAGGTAATTTAATGTGATTCCCAATTCGGGCTTAAACTTATCTATCCAATCTATGCCAGTTGTATACAGATAAGTAGCTACAACTTTGATAATGCTTGAATCTACAATACCCTGATTTCTACTAACCCAATAAGGATAACGGTGTGCAGAAAATGATCTATACTTAAGATCGTTTTTTGCGAGGTTTTCCGGTGTGCCAGATATTCAAGCCTTCTCAATGACACGTTAGCCCGTATGATTGAAAACCCTTGGTGCCTTGTCTCTGTGGTTCGCCCCTACAGCCCGTACTTGGCGATGATCTGGTCCTTCTTCAATCCCAGGATGCCGTACTTGTCCCCGATCTTGGTAAAGGCCGCCAGGGCCTTGTCCAAGTGCTCCATCTCGTGCCCGGCCGAGATCTGGGTTCTAATCCGGGCCTGGCCCTGGGCCACCACCGGGAAGAAGAAGCCTATAACGTAGATGCCCTCGGCATAAAGGTCGCGGGCCATGTCCTGGGCCAGCTTGGCGTTGTATAGCATCACCGGGACGATGGGGGTGTCGCCGGCTTTTAGGTCAAACCCTGCCTTGCTTAGGCCTTCGCGCCAGTACTTGGTGTTCTTCTCTAACTTGTCCCGGTGGTCGGTGGATTTAGACAATAGCTCTAAGACCTTGATTGATCCGGCCACCACCGCCGGGGGCATGGTGTTGGAGAACAGGTACGGACGGGCCCGCTGGCGGCACATCTCGGCGATCTCTTTTGGTCCGGAGACCGAACCGCCGGTGGCGCCGCCCAAACCCTTGCCGAAGGTGGTGGTGATGACATCCACCCGGTCCATGACGTTGTGGTACTCGTGGGTGCCGCGCCCCGTTTTACCGATGAACCCGGTGGCGTGGGAATCGTCCACCATCACCATGGCGTCGTACTTGTCGGCCAGGTCGCAGATCTTGTCCAGGGGCGCGATGTCGCCGTCCATGGAGAACACCCCGTCGGTGATGATCATCCGCAGCCGGCAGCTCTGGGCCTCCTGCAGTTTCTCTTCCAGGTGCGACATGCTGTTATGCTTGTAGTTGAACATCTGGGCCTTGCAGAGTTTGAGGCCGTCGACGATAGAGGCGTGGACCAGCCGGTCCGAGATCATGGCGTCCTCCGGGGACAGCACCACGTCGAACAGCCCG
The window above is part of the candidate division TA06 bacterium genome. Proteins encoded here:
- the kbl gene encoding glycine C-acetyltransferase; translation: MAYSSKARDFYAGELQGMKDKGIFKEERFIQSPQAASIKVEYPKGAAIKQVLNFCANNYLGLSSHPEVVKAAHEALDSRGYGLSSVRFICGTQDIHNELEQKLSEFLGLEGTCLFPSCMEANAGLFDVVLSPEDAMISDRLVHASIVDGLKLCKAQMFNYKHNSMSHLEEKLQEAQSCRLRMIITDGVFSMDGDIAPLDKICDLADKYDAMVMVDDSHATGFIGKTGRGTHEYHNVMDRVDVITTTFGKGLGGATGGSVSGPKEIAEMCRQRARPYLFSNTMPPAVVAGSIKVLELLSKSTDHRDKLEKNTKYWREGLSKAGFDLKAGDTPIVPVMLYNAKLAQDMARDLYAEGIYVIGFFFPVVAQGQARIRTQISAGHEMEHLDKALAAFTKIGDKYGILGLKKDQIIAKYGL